The genomic interval GGTTGTTTGGTTATGGGTCACTAATTTATAAAGTGGACTTTCCTTATATTCAAAAGCGCTCTGCGTATATCCGTGGTTGGAATAGAAAGTTTTGGCAAGGAAGCCATGATCATCGAGGTACACCGCAATCACCGGGCAGGGTGGTAACTTTAGTAGAGGCCCAATCAACAAAAAAGTGTTTTGGTGTCGCCTATCGGGTGAGGCCTGACGTGTTCGAGCATCTAGATCATCGAGAGAAAAACGGCTATCTCCGCTATGAAGTAAACTTACATTTTCTAGATTCAGATGCTGGTTGCACAAAGGGGATAGTTTATATAGCGGATCCGGATAACGCAGCCTTTTTAGGTGATGCGTCTATTCAAGAAATTGCGAACCAAATTCACCACAGTAAAGGTCCTAGTGGTCCTAACCGAGAGT from Bermanella marisrubri carries:
- a CDS encoding gamma-glutamylcyclotransferase, whose amino-acid sequence is MSFNTIDINKQRQDLSSYDDVWLFGYGSLIYKVDFPYIQKRSAYIRGWNRKFWQGSHDHRGTPQSPGRVVTLVEAQSTKKCFGVAYRVRPDVFEHLDHREKNGYLRYEVNLHFLDSDAGCTKGIVYIADPDNAAFLGDASIQEIANQIHHSKGPSGPNREYAIKLAQALEELGFDDQHVKSINQHLQNLEQ